One window of Neptuniibacter halophilus genomic DNA carries:
- a CDS encoding response regulator — protein sequence MNVLIVDSSQWFQQLLRRSLSRIPHVSPLFCNDMATATRALEQHEFDLVCISKLLQDGDGISFARATREHSATRHLPILLLTSETQDEVYVAALAAGVTEVFSKDAVHQLINFITRFALQAEPIEGRVLYIEDTQSQRKATKAMMQAYGLEVDDYPNAEQAFATYHSNEYDIIVTDIVLDGSMRGMEFINHIRRLDGAKGDIPIVALTGFDDISRRIELFNLGVNDYVIKPLIEEELIARLRNLIRSQKNFEEAQQQRQRAEAANRSKSIFLANMSHEIRTPMNAIIGMTQLCLQGDLNPEQKSEITQAHNAAKDLLGIINDILDFSKVESGALALEETTFRLPESIRTVFNLLRIKAEEKGVRILIKLDQKVPVELAGDPLRLRQVLINLGANAIKFSDKPDSAVTLEVSCLEESPQQAVIRFTIRDQGIGISAEQQAELFTPYTQADNSTCRKYGGTGLGLTISQQLVRLMGGEIEIQSKVGEGSCFSFSLPMKKAQIAPEPAMREQSAGQLSGLRVLLVEDNRVNQEVARLMLSAQGIQVEIAANGQLALDKLHQQPFDLVLMDLQMPVMDGLEATRQIRSLPEHRELPVIAMTANAFAEDRQAAMDAGMNDYILKPIDIHQMLSTLSQWAKPD from the coding sequence ATGAACGTACTTATTGTTGACAGCTCCCAGTGGTTCCAGCAGTTGCTGCGCCGCTCTCTCTCCCGGATCCCTCATGTTTCACCACTGTTCTGCAACGATATGGCCACCGCCACCCGGGCGCTTGAACAGCATGAATTTGATCTGGTGTGTATTTCGAAACTGCTGCAGGATGGCGACGGCATCAGCTTTGCCCGCGCAACAAGAGAACATTCAGCGACACGTCACCTGCCGATCCTGCTACTGACCAGCGAAACTCAGGACGAAGTTTATGTTGCCGCACTGGCCGCCGGAGTCACTGAGGTATTCAGCAAAGATGCGGTACATCAGTTAATCAACTTTATCACCCGGTTTGCCCTGCAGGCAGAACCGATTGAGGGCAGAGTCCTTTACATTGAAGACACTCAGTCGCAACGCAAAGCGACCAAAGCGATGATGCAGGCCTACGGCCTTGAGGTGGATGATTACCCGAATGCCGAACAGGCTTTCGCCACCTATCACAGCAACGAATACGACATTATCGTCACCGATATTGTGCTCGATGGCAGTATGCGCGGGATGGAGTTTATCAACCATATTCGCCGTCTGGATGGCGCTAAAGGCGATATTCCGATCGTCGCCCTGACCGGTTTTGATGATATCTCGCGCCGTATCGAACTGTTCAACCTCGGTGTTAACGACTACGTCATCAAGCCGCTGATTGAAGAGGAGCTGATTGCCCGGCTGCGCAATCTGATCCGCAGCCAGAAAAACTTCGAGGAAGCGCAGCAACAGCGGCAACGGGCCGAAGCGGCCAACCGCAGTAAGTCGATTTTTCTGGCGAATATGAGCCATGAGATCCGCACGCCGATGAACGCCATTATCGGCATGACCCAACTGTGCCTGCAGGGTGACCTGAACCCGGAACAGAAATCCGAAATCACCCAGGCGCATAACGCGGCTAAAGATCTGCTTGGCATCATCAACGATATTCTCGATTTCTCTAAAGTCGAATCCGGCGCCCTGGCGCTGGAAGAGACCACTTTCCGCCTGCCGGAGAGTATTCGTACAGTCTTTAACCTGCTGCGGATCAAAGCCGAAGAGAAAGGGGTCAGGATACTCATAAAACTGGATCAGAAGGTACCTGTGGAACTGGCCGGCGACCCGCTGCGCCTGCGTCAGGTGCTGATCAATCTGGGCGCGAATGCGATCAAGTTCAGCGATAAACCCGACAGCGCCGTTACCCTTGAAGTCAGTTGCCTTGAGGAATCTCCGCAGCAGGCAGTGATACGGTTTACCATCAGAGATCAGGGGATCGGCATCTCCGCAGAACAACAAGCGGAACTGTTCACCCCCTACACCCAGGCCGACAACTCCACCTGCCGGAAATATGGGGGTACTGGCCTCGGGCTGACCATCAGTCAGCAACTGGTCAGGCTGATGGGCGGTGAGATCGAAATTCAGAGCAAAGTCGGCGAGGGCTCCTGCTTCAGTTTCAGCCTGCCGATGAAGAAAGCTCAGATCGCCCCGGAACCCGCCATGCGCGAACAGAGCGCTGGCCAGCTCTCCGGGCTTCGGGTACTTCTGGTAGAGGATAACCGGGTCAATCAGGAAGTCGCGCGACTGATGCTCAGCGCTCAGGGTATTCAGGTTGAGATCGCTGCCAACGGACAACTGGCACTGGATAAGCTGCATCAGCAGCCATTTGATCTGGTGCTGATGGATCTGCAGATGCCGGTGATGGATGGTTTAGAGGCCACCCGCCAGATACGCAGCCTGCCTGAGCACCGCGAACTGCCGGTAATCGCCATGACCGCCAACGCCTTTGCCGAAGACCGGCAGGCAGCCATGGATGCCGGGATGAATGACTACATTCTCAAACCGATCGATATTCATCAGATGCTCAGTACCCTGTCACAGTGGGCCAAACCCGACTGA